The Acetoanaerobium noterae genome window below encodes:
- the dtd gene encoding D-aminoacyl-tRNA deacylase, with amino-acid sequence MRAVVQRVKKASVKIQNTSDGDYINGEIDKGLLVFLGITHEDNDKDLDYIADKISGLRIFEDEQGKMNLSIDDIKGEILLISQFTLYGDCRKGRRPGFTDAARPEIAIPLYEKMIETLKLKGIKVEVGIFGADMLVDIQNDGPVTILLDSSKLF; translated from the coding sequence GTTCAAAGAGTTAAAAAAGCGAGTGTTAAAATTCAAAATACTTCTGATGGAGATTATATTAATGGTGAGATTGACAAAGGTCTTTTAGTATTTTTGGGAATTACCCATGAAGATAATGATAAAGACTTAGACTATATCGCAGATAAAATATCAGGTCTTAGGATATTTGAAGATGAGCAAGGAAAGATGAATTTATCAATTGATGATATAAAGGGAGAAATTCTTTTAATTTCTCAGTTTACATTATATGGAGATTGTAGAAAAGGAAGAAGACCTGGATTTACAGATGCAGCAAGGCCAGAGATAGCAATACCACTATATGAAAAAATGATAGAAACTTTAAAATTAAAAGGAATAAAAGTTGAAGTCGGTATATTCGGTGCAGATATGCTCGTAGACATTCAAAATGATGGACCTGTTACAATTT